One window of Desulfarculus baarsii DSM 2075 genomic DNA carries:
- the purF gene encoding amidophosphoribosyltransferase encodes MDEKIDLRPKAKEYCGVFGVFGHDDAARLTYYGLYALQHRGQESAGIVSSDGRFLHEKRGMGLVPEVFKERDLAKLHGHIACGHVRYSTTGSSILANAQPFIINHAGHSLCVGHNGNLVNAASLRRKLELEGSIFQTSMDSEIVMHLLARRIHLGFEEALLEALQELRGAYCFLFMTEDTLVAARDPKGFRPLCLGRLGDSWVVASETCALDLIDAEFVREVEAGEVVFIDKRGLRSVKPFPRQRHSHCIFEFIYFARPDSQIFQQTVYQVRKCQGAQLAKEYPNLEADFIMPFPDSGNYAALGYAMASGLPFEIGMIRNHYVGRTFIQPSQDMRDFGVRVKLNPVRELIQGKRVIVVEDSVIRGTTTRARVANIRRAGAAEVHMLVSCPPHRFPCHYGIDFSTKGELIAANHTVDEIRDMIGLDTLGYLSIDGLLEGTHTSKEGFCLACFDGNYPVPIEECEGKFALEKC; translated from the coding sequence ATGGACGAAAAAATCGATCTGCGGCCCAAGGCCAAGGAATATTGCGGCGTGTTTGGCGTTTTCGGCCACGACGACGCCGCCCGCCTGACCTACTACGGTCTTTACGCCCTGCAACACCGCGGCCAGGAATCGGCGGGCATCGTCTCCAGCGACGGCCGCTTCCTGCACGAGAAACGCGGCATGGGCCTGGTGCCCGAGGTCTTCAAGGAGCGCGATCTGGCCAAGCTCCACGGCCACATCGCCTGTGGCCACGTGCGATACTCCACCACCGGCTCGTCGATTTTGGCCAACGCCCAGCCGTTCATCATCAACCACGCCGGCCACAGCCTGTGCGTGGGCCACAACGGCAACCTGGTCAACGCCGCCAGCCTGCGCCGCAAGCTGGAGCTGGAAGGTTCGATCTTCCAGACCAGCATGGACTCCGAGATCGTCATGCACCTGCTGGCCCGGCGCATCCACCTGGGCTTCGAGGAGGCCCTGCTGGAGGCCTTGCAAGAGCTGCGCGGGGCCTATTGCTTTTTGTTCATGACCGAAGACACCCTGGTGGCCGCCCGCGATCCCAAGGGCTTCCGGCCGCTGTGCCTGGGCCGTCTGGGCGATAGCTGGGTGGTGGCCAGCGAAACCTGCGCGCTGGATCTGATCGACGCCGAGTTCGTCCGCGAGGTCGAGGCCGGCGAGGTCGTTTTCATCGACAAACGCGGCCTGCGCAGCGTCAAGCCCTTCCCGCGCCAGCGCCACTCCCACTGCATCTTCGAGTTTATCTATTTCGCCCGGCCCGATTCGCAGATCTTTCAGCAGACCGTCTACCAGGTGCGCAAGTGCCAGGGGGCCCAGTTGGCCAAGGAATACCCCAACCTCGAGGCCGACTTTATCATGCCCTTCCCCGACAGCGGCAACTACGCCGCCCTAGGCTACGCCATGGCCAGCGGCCTGCCCTTCGAGATCGGCATGATCCGCAACCACTATGTGGGCCGCACCTTTATCCAGCCCAGCCAGGACATGCGCGACTTTGGCGTGCGCGTCAAGCTCAACCCCGTGCGCGAGCTGATCCAGGGCAAGCGGGTCATCGTCGTCGAGGACTCGGTCATCCGCGGCACCACCACCCGCGCCCGCGTGGCCAACATCCGCCGGGCCGGCGCGGCCGAGGTGCACATGCTCGTCTCCTGCCCGCCCCACCGCTTCCCCTGCCACTATGGCATCGATTTCTCCACCAAGGGCGAGCTGATCGCCGCCAATCACACCGTGGACGAAATCCGCGACATGATCGGCCTGGACACCCTGGGTTACCTGTCCATCGACGGCCTGCTGGAAGGCACGCACACCAGCAAGGAAGGCTTCTGCCTGGCCTGTTTCGACGGCAATTATCCCGTGCCCATCGAGGAGTGCGAAGGCAAGTTCGCCCTGGAGAAATGCTAG
- the carB gene encoding carbamoyl-phosphate synthase large subunit, with protein MPKREDLKKIMIIGSGPIIISQACEFDYSGTQAVKAIKEEGIQVVLVNSNPATIMTDPELADRTYVEPITCEFVCEVLRRERPDALLPTLGGQTALNTALEVAQTGILEELGVEMIGATPAVIRKAESRQEFREAMEKIGLRVPGSVICRNLDDVRRAAEELGFPLVVRPAFTLGGTGGGVAYNIDELLETSRYGLSASLTSEVMIEESVLGWKEFELEVMRDRKDNVVIICSIENLDPMGVHTGDSITVAPAQTLTDREYQMMRDASIAIMREIGVETGGSNVQFAINPKNGEMVVIEMNPRVSRSSALASKATGFPIAKMAAKLAIGYTLDELPNDITRETMASFEPTIDYAVVKIPRWAFEKFPGSQDVLTTAMKSVGETMAIGRTFKEALQKGLRGLEIGRAGLIGDGADFSGHDQQTLRQNLATPNSQRIFWVAQAIKGGMSLEEIHQITWIDPWFLHNIKQLVEFSQELDAKRPWGSLVCTLDGLDADFLRRAKEWGFSDRQLAQATGASEDDVRRRRLALGVRHTYKLVDTCAAEFEAYTPYFYSTYETEDECRASERRKVMILGGGPNRIGQGIEFDYCCVHASFALREMGVESIMVNSNPETVSTDYDTSDKLYFEPLTKEDVLNIIDSERPDGVIVQFGGQTPLNLAVPLERAGAPILGTPPDAIDRAEDRDRFCELLRLLRLRQPDNGTATNVEEAVRIAEKIGYPVVVRPSYVLGGRAMEIVHDRQALEHYMATAVKASPDHPILVDKFLEDAIEVDVDAVCDGELCVVAGIMEHIEQAGVHSGDSACVLPPHTLGPAMIDEIRQATHALAFELGVRGLMNIQFAIQGGLLYLLEVNPRASRTVPFVSKATGVPWAKVATKVMAGLSLREQGVTEEVIPSHYSVKEAVFPFVRFPGVDPVLGPEMRSTGEVMGIDKTVGLAFAKSQIAAGQRLPTEGQVFISVRQSDKSHVLPVARKFHELGFQIVATAGTNEYFNQNGVPSSLVFKVSESRPHVVDAMKSGQIALVINTGGDKAKGTYNDAYMIRRTAVERGIAYITTMAAATATVEAVEALKTSGRLGVTPLQDYYAQAR; from the coding sequence ATGCCCAAACGCGAAGACCTCAAAAAGATCATGATCATCGGCTCCGGGCCGATCATCATCAGCCAGGCCTGCGAGTTCGACTACTCCGGCACCCAGGCGGTCAAGGCCATCAAGGAGGAGGGCATCCAGGTGGTGCTGGTCAACTCCAATCCGGCCACGATCATGACCGACCCGGAGCTGGCCGACCGCACCTACGTCGAGCCCATCACCTGCGAGTTTGTCTGCGAGGTGCTGCGCAGGGAGCGGCCCGACGCCCTGTTGCCCACCCTGGGCGGCCAGACGGCCCTCAACACCGCCCTGGAAGTGGCCCAGACGGGCATCCTGGAGGAGCTGGGCGTCGAGATGATCGGGGCCACGCCGGCGGTGATCCGCAAGGCCGAAAGCCGCCAGGAGTTCCGCGAGGCCATGGAAAAGATCGGCCTGCGCGTGCCGGGCAGCGTCATCTGCCGCAACCTCGACGACGTGCGCCGCGCCGCCGAGGAGCTGGGCTTTCCGCTGGTGGTGCGGCCGGCCTTCACCCTGGGCGGCACCGGCGGCGGCGTGGCCTACAACATCGACGAGCTGTTGGAGACCTCGCGCTACGGCCTGTCGGCCAGCCTGACCTCCGAGGTGATGATCGAGGAGTCGGTGCTGGGCTGGAAGGAGTTCGAGCTGGAGGTGATGCGCGACCGCAAGGACAACGTGGTCATCATCTGCTCCATCGAAAACCTCGACCCCATGGGCGTGCACACCGGCGACAGCATCACCGTGGCCCCGGCCCAGACCCTCACCGACCGCGAATATCAGATGATGCGCGACGCCTCCATCGCCATCATGCGCGAGATCGGCGTCGAGACCGGCGGCTCCAACGTGCAGTTCGCCATCAACCCCAAAAACGGCGAGATGGTCGTCATCGAGATGAACCCTCGCGTCAGCCGCTCGTCGGCCCTGGCCTCCAAGGCCACGGGCTTTCCCATCGCCAAGATGGCCGCCAAGTTGGCCATCGGCTACACCCTCGACGAGCTGCCCAACGACATCACCCGCGAGACCATGGCCAGCTTCGAGCCGACCATCGACTACGCCGTGGTCAAGATCCCCCGCTGGGCCTTCGAGAAATTTCCCGGCTCGCAAGACGTGCTGACCACGGCCATGAAGAGCGTCGGCGAGACCATGGCCATCGGCCGCACCTTCAAGGAGGCCCTGCAAAAGGGCCTGCGCGGCCTGGAGATCGGCCGGGCCGGGCTGATCGGCGACGGCGCCGACTTCAGCGGCCACGACCAGCAGACCCTGCGCCAAAACCTGGCCACGCCCAACAGCCAGCGCATCTTTTGGGTGGCCCAGGCCATCAAGGGCGGCATGAGCCTGGAGGAGATCCACCAGATCACCTGGATCGACCCCTGGTTTTTGCACAACATCAAGCAGCTCGTGGAGTTCAGCCAAGAGCTGGACGCCAAGCGGCCCTGGGGCAGCCTGGTCTGCACGCTTGACGGGCTGGACGCCGATTTTCTGCGCCGGGCCAAGGAGTGGGGCTTTTCCGACCGCCAACTGGCCCAGGCCACCGGGGCCAGCGAGGACGACGTGCGCCGCCGCCGCCTGGCGCTGGGCGTGCGCCACACCTACAAGCTCGTCGACACCTGCGCCGCCGAGTTCGAGGCCTACACGCCCTATTTTTATAGCACCTACGAGACCGAGGACGAGTGCCGCGCCTCGGAGCGGCGCAAGGTGATGATCCTGGGCGGCGGGCCCAACCGCATCGGCCAGGGCATCGAGTTCGACTATTGCTGCGTGCACGCCTCCTTTGCCCTGCGCGAGATGGGCGTCGAGTCGATCATGGTCAACTCCAACCCCGAGACCGTCTCCACCGACTACGACACCAGCGACAAGCTCTATTTCGAGCCCCTGACCAAAGAGGACGTGCTCAACATCATCGACTCCGAGCGCCCCGACGGCGTGATCGTGCAGTTTGGCGGCCAGACCCCGCTGAACCTGGCCGTGCCCCTGGAGCGGGCCGGCGCGCCGATTTTGGGCACCCCGCCCGACGCCATCGACCGGGCCGAGGACCGCGACCGCTTCTGCGAGCTGCTGCGCCTGTTGCGCCTGCGCCAGCCCGACAACGGCACGGCCACCAACGTCGAGGAGGCCGTGCGCATCGCCGAGAAGATCGGCTACCCCGTGGTGGTGCGGCCCAGCTACGTGCTGGGCGGCCGGGCCATGGAGATCGTCCACGATCGCCAGGCGTTGGAGCACTACATGGCCACCGCCGTCAAGGCCAGCCCCGATCACCCCATCTTGGTCGACAAGTTCCTGGAAGACGCCATCGAGGTGGACGTGGACGCGGTCTGCGACGGCGAGCTGTGCGTGGTGGCCGGCATCATGGAGCACATCGAGCAGGCCGGCGTGCACTCGGGCGATTCGGCCTGCGTGCTGCCGCCCCACACCCTGGGCCCGGCGATGATCGACGAGATCCGCCAGGCCACCCACGCCCTGGCCTTCGAGCTGGGCGTGCGCGGGCTGATGAACATCCAGTTCGCCATCCAGGGGGGGCTGCTCTATCTGCTGGAGGTCAACCCGCGGGCCAGCCGCACGGTTCCCTTTGTCTCCAAGGCCACGGGCGTGCCCTGGGCCAAGGTGGCCACCAAGGTCATGGCCGGGCTGAGCCTGCGCGAACAAGGCGTCACCGAGGAAGTGATCCCCAGCCATTATTCGGTCAAGGAGGCGGTGTTTCCCTTTGTGCGCTTCCCCGGCGTGGACCCGGTCCTGGGCCCGGAGATGCGCTCGACCGGCGAGGTGATGGGCATCGACAAGACCGTGGGCCTGGCCTTCGCCAAGAGCCAGATCGCCGCCGGCCAGCGCCTGCCCACCGAGGGCCAGGTCTTCATCAGCGTGCGCCAATCCGACAAAAGCCACGTGCTGCCCGTGGCCCGCAAGTTTCACGAGCTGGGTTTCCAGATCGTGGCCACGGCCGGCACCAACGAATACTTCAACCAAAACGGCGTGCCCAGCAGCCTGGTTTTCAAGGTCAGCGAAAGCCGGCCCCACGTGGTCGACGCCATGAAGAGCGGCCAGATCGCCCTGGTCATCAACACCGGCGGCGACAAGGCCAAGGGCACCTACAACGACGCCTACATGATCCGGCGCACCGCCGTCGAGCGCGGCATCGCCTACATCACCACCATGGCCGCGGCCACGGCCACGGTCGAGGCCGTCGAGGCGTTGAAGACCAGCGGACGCCTGGGGGTCACGCCCCTGCAAGATTATTACGCCCAGGCTCGCTAA
- the carA gene encoding glutamine-hydrolyzing carbamoyl-phosphate synthase small subunit has protein sequence MSQKALLALEDGTIFWCRAFAGGGEVAAEVCFNTAMTGYQEVLTDPSYHGQMVVMTYPLIGNYGVNPEDVESAAVQVSAFLVKEYIDFPSNFRATASLRQYLEAAGVMGVEGLDTRALTRHLRMRGAMKGVLSTLDLDPESLVAKAKASPGLVGLDLVKNVTCQKAYRWQDGKPGPTLDLEGEFDAQAVWAGGQGRFRVAALDCGIKYNILRRLEKRGCNLVVLPAHTPAETIMRLDPDGVFLSNGPGDPSAVTYVVETVRRLLGQAPIFGICLGHQMIGQALGGRTFKLKFGHRGANQPVMDLATAKVEITSQNHGFCVDDQSIDKTDILMTHMNLNDRTLEGLAHKKLPLFCVQYHPEASPGPHDADYLFDRFEEMMRTKQPLEIAAARPMM, from the coding sequence ATGTCGCAAAAAGCGCTATTGGCCCTGGAGGACGGCACGATCTTTTGGTGTCGGGCCTTTGCCGGCGGCGGCGAGGTGGCGGCCGAGGTCTGTTTCAACACGGCCATGACCGGCTATCAAGAGGTGCTCACCGACCCTTCGTATCACGGCCAGATGGTGGTGATGACCTACCCGCTGATCGGCAACTACGGCGTCAACCCCGAGGACGTCGAGAGCGCCGCCGTCCAGGTCAGCGCCTTTCTGGTCAAGGAATACATCGATTTTCCCAGCAATTTCCGCGCCACGGCCAGCCTGCGCCAATATCTGGAAGCGGCCGGGGTCATGGGCGTGGAGGGCCTCGACACCAGGGCCCTGACCCGCCATCTGCGCATGCGTGGGGCCATGAAAGGGGTGCTGAGCACCCTGGACCTGGACCCGGAGAGCCTGGTGGCCAAGGCCAAGGCCAGCCCCGGCCTGGTCGGCCTCGATCTGGTCAAGAACGTCACCTGCCAAAAGGCCTATCGCTGGCAAGACGGCAAGCCCGGCCCCACGCTGGACTTGGAGGGCGAGTTTGACGCCCAGGCCGTCTGGGCCGGCGGCCAGGGCCGTTTCCGCGTGGCGGCCCTGGACTGCGGCATCAAGTACAACATCCTGCGCCGGCTGGAAAAACGCGGCTGCAATCTGGTCGTCTTGCCGGCTCACACCCCGGCCGAGACGATCATGCGCCTCGACCCCGACGGCGTGTTCCTCAGCAACGGCCCCGGCGATCCATCGGCGGTGACCTACGTCGTCGAGACCGTGCGCCGCCTGTTGGGCCAGGCCCCGATCTTTGGCATCTGCCTGGGCCACCAGATGATCGGCCAGGCCCTGGGCGGCCGGACGTTCAAGCTGAAATTCGGCCATCGCGGGGCCAACCAGCCGGTGATGGACCTGGCCACGGCCAAGGTCGAGATCACCAGCCAGAATCACGGCTTCTGCGTCGACGACCAAAGCATCGACAAGACCGATATTTTAATGACGCACATGAACCTCAACGACCGCACCCTGGAAGGCCTGGCCCACAAGAAGCTGCCACTTTTCTGCGTGCAGTATCATCCCGAGGCCAGCCCGGGGCCCCACGACGCCGACTATCTCTTCGATCGCTTCGAGGAGATGATGCGCACCAAACAGCCTTTGGAAATAGCGGCCGCCAGGCCGATGATGTAG
- a CDS encoding 3-deoxy-D-manno-octulosonic acid transferase: MDQSLILYNLALGLGCAALPPLWLGARLGRRYAEVWPRLGLYRHTPEPGPGPRVWLQAVSVGEVAVARAVAERLWELRPDVKLIVSSSTAKGLERAAELFAGRALVAPFPLDMPWAAAAAVARLRPQVYASLETEIWPNLLALLRRSGAGVLLLNGRFSERSFPGYRRFRWLIAPALARFDHLSMIGPADAQRAVALGAPAARVSVDGNAKYAGLLERARTSDPAEAAALLKLDGAPLLVAGSMRGGEEAVVMEAFAKVRARFPRAVLAVAPRHLERGRAWLRAAAAAGLTAQSWTHLRPDAPRRPETAVVVVDVMGRLMAIYGLGAAAVVGASFVGLGGQNPMEPAAWGKPVAFGPDMSDFADASQALIEAGGGRQAADGAALGDFWLAALADPALALAWGRAGQGVVERWSRAAEAAAGHIARRLDRRGART, from the coding sequence ATGGATCAATCGTTAATCTTGTATAACCTGGCGCTGGGCCTGGGCTGCGCGGCCCTGCCGCCGCTGTGGCTTGGCGCGCGCCTGGGCCGGCGCTACGCCGAGGTCTGGCCGCGGCTGGGGCTTTATCGCCACACGCCGGAGCCTGGCCCCGGCCCCCGCGTCTGGCTTCAGGCGGTGAGCGTGGGCGAGGTGGCCGTGGCCCGGGCCGTGGCCGAGCGCCTGTGGGAGCTGCGGCCCGACGTCAAGCTGATCGTCAGCTCCTCGACGGCCAAGGGCCTGGAGCGGGCGGCCGAGCTGTTCGCCGGTCGGGCCCTGGTCGCGCCCTTTCCGCTGGACATGCCCTGGGCGGCGGCGGCGGCGGTGGCCCGCTTGCGGCCCCAGGTCTACGCCTCGCTGGAGACCGAGATCTGGCCCAATCTGCTGGCGCTGTTGCGGCGCTCGGGGGCGGGGGTTCTGCTGCTCAACGGCCGTTTCAGCGAGCGCAGCTTTCCCGGCTACCGGCGTTTTCGCTGGCTGATCGCCCCGGCCCTGGCCCGCTTCGATCATTTAAGCATGATCGGCCCGGCCGACGCCCAGCGGGCCGTGGCCCTGGGCGCGCCGGCCGCGCGTGTTTCGGTGGATGGCAACGCCAAGTACGCCGGGCTGTTGGAGCGGGCCCGAACCAGCGACCCCGCCGAGGCGGCGGCGCTGTTGAAGCTCGATGGCGCGCCGCTGTTGGTGGCCGGCTCCATGCGCGGCGGCGAGGAGGCCGTGGTCATGGAGGCCTTTGCCAAGGTGCGGGCGCGTTTTCCGCGGGCGGTGCTGGCGGTGGCCCCGCGCCATCTGGAACGCGGCCGGGCCTGGTTGCGGGCGGCGGCGGCGGCGGGGCTGACGGCCCAGTCGTGGACGCACCTGCGCCCCGACGCGCCGCGCCGGCCCGAGACGGCCGTGGTCGTCGTCGACGTGATGGGCAGGCTGATGGCCATCTATGGCCTGGGCGCGGCGGCGGTGGTGGGGGCCAGCTTTGTCGGGCTGGGCGGGCAGAACCCCATGGAGCCGGCGGCCTGGGGCAAGCCGGTGGCCTTTGGCCCGGACATGAGCGATTTTGCCGACGCCAGCCAGGCCTTGATCGAGGCCGGCGGCGGCCGCCAGGCGGCCGATGGCGCGGCGCTGGGCGATTTCTGGCTGGCGGCCCTGGCCGATCCCGCCTTGGCGCTGGCCTGGGGCCGGGCGGGGCAGGGGGTCGTGGAGCGCTGGTCGCGGGCGGCCGAGGCGGCGGCGGGGCATATCGCCCGGCGCTTGGACCGGCGGGGAGCACGAACTTGA
- a CDS encoding acyl-CoA dehydrogenase family protein — translation MEILQYTEDHRIFRDAVRKFCEKEVIPNVEKWEEAGITPKEAWLKLGEQGFLCMDVPEEYGGLGADFLYSVIVNEEMARTNHTGLAVGLHSDVVAPYITAYGSEEIKQRILPKCISGEYIAAVAMTEPNTGSDLANIRTTAQQDGDMVVINGQKTFISNGINCGVCVVAAKDPAEKDPYKAIDLFVVEADAPGFEKGRKLNKIGWHSQDTAELYFTDCRIPVGNRLGDKGAGFIMLMQKLQQERLICGIGAVAAAEVILERTIAYCKERSAFGKPISKFQNTQFELVEMATEVKLGRLFVDKCIADHMEGKSLPAEVSMLKYWTTEMVKNVADRCLQLHGGYGYCEEYPIARAWRDVRVMSIFAGTNEIMKTIAAKFMGL, via the coding sequence ATGGAAATCCTGCAATATACCGAGGATCACCGCATTTTCCGCGACGCGGTGCGCAAGTTCTGCGAAAAAGAGGTCATCCCCAACGTCGAAAAGTGGGAAGAAGCGGGCATCACGCCCAAGGAGGCCTGGCTCAAGCTGGGCGAGCAGGGCTTTTTGTGCATGGACGTGCCCGAGGAGTACGGCGGCCTGGGCGCGGACTTTCTCTATTCGGTGATCGTCAACGAAGAGATGGCCCGCACCAACCACACCGGCCTGGCCGTGGGCCTGCACTCCGACGTGGTCGCGCCCTACATCACCGCCTATGGTTCGGAAGAAATCAAGCAGCGCATCCTGCCCAAGTGCATCTCGGGCGAATACATCGCCGCCGTGGCCATGACCGAGCCCAACACCGGCTCCGACCTGGCCAACATCCGCACCACCGCCCAGCAAGACGGCGACATGGTGGTGATCAACGGCCAGAAGACCTTCATCAGCAACGGCATCAACTGCGGCGTCTGCGTGGTGGCGGCCAAGGATCCGGCCGAGAAAGACCCCTACAAGGCCATCGACCTGTTCGTGGTCGAGGCCGATGCGCCGGGCTTTGAAAAGGGCCGCAAGCTCAACAAGATCGGCTGGCACAGCCAAGACACCGCCGAGCTTTACTTCACCGACTGCCGCATCCCCGTGGGCAATCGCCTGGGCGACAAAGGCGCGGGCTTTATCATGCTCATGCAAAAGCTCCAGCAGGAGCGCCTGATCTGCGGCATCGGCGCGGTGGCCGCCGCCGAGGTCATTTTGGAGCGGACCATCGCCTATTGCAAGGAGCGCTCGGCCTTTGGCAAGCCCATCAGCAAGTTCCAGAACACCCAGTTCGAGCTGGTGGAGATGGCCACCGAGGTCAAGCTGGGCCGACTGTTCGTCGACAAATGCATCGCCGACCACATGGAGGGCAAGTCTCTGCCCGCCGAGGTGTCGATGCTCAAATATTGGACCACCGAGATGGTCAAGAACGTGGCCGACCGCTGCCTGCAACTGCACGGCGGCTATGGCTACTGCGAGGAATACCCCATCGCCCGGGCCTGGCGCGACGTGCGGGTAATGAGCATCTTCGCCGGCACCAACGAGATCATGAAGACCATAGCCGCCAAGTTCATGGGCCTGTAG
- a CDS encoding acetyl-CoA acetyltransferase has protein sequence MASGIKDKVAIIGMGCSRFGERWDVGAEELIVEAFEEALADSKIDRNDIQAVWQGTCFDELDLGRSALSASAALRLPYVGVTRVENFCASGTESFRGAVYAVASGAYDMCLALGVEKLKDSGYGGLPQLGANAGSNLWMTWPNLTAPGSFAQLATAYTAKYGVSDKDLKRAIAQVSVKSHENGAINPKAHLRKKVTIEQVMAAPIIAHPLGLFDCCGVSDGAACAIVTTVEKARDMGFSNPVTVKALQVAVSNGEEMCFNSWDGSYFPTTDKAADRAYQEAGISDPKEEISMMELHDCFSITEMVTYEDLKISQRGQAWKDTLDGMYNADGKVPAQIDGGLKCFGHPIGASGLRMLYEMYLQLQGRAAERQLKDPRYGLTHNLGGFPFNSVCSVAIVGRLNG, from the coding sequence ATGGCCAGCGGAATCAAGGATAAAGTCGCCATCATCGGCATGGGCTGCTCGCGTTTCGGCGAACGCTGGGACGTGGGGGCCGAGGAGCTGATCGTGGAGGCCTTCGAGGAGGCCCTTGCCGACTCCAAGATCGATCGCAACGATATTCAGGCCGTGTGGCAGGGCACCTGCTTCGACGAGTTGGACCTGGGCCGCAGCGCCTTGTCGGCCTCGGCGGCCCTGCGCTTGCCCTACGTGGGCGTCACCCGCGTGGAGAACTTCTGCGCCTCGGGCACCGAGAGCTTCCGCGGGGCGGTCTACGCCGTGGCCTCGGGGGCCTACGACATGTGCCTGGCCCTGGGCGTGGAAAAGCTCAAGGACTCGGGCTACGGCGGCCTGCCCCAACTGGGGGCCAACGCCGGCAGCAACCTGTGGATGACCTGGCCCAATCTAACCGCGCCGGGCTCCTTCGCCCAGTTGGCCACGGCCTACACCGCCAAATACGGCGTCAGCGACAAAGACCTCAAGCGGGCCATCGCCCAGGTCTCGGTCAAGAGCCACGAGAACGGGGCCATCAACCCCAAGGCCCACCTGCGCAAAAAAGTGACCATCGAGCAGGTCATGGCCGCGCCGATCATCGCCCACCCCCTGGGCCTGTTCGACTGCTGCGGCGTCAGCGACGGCGCGGCCTGCGCCATTGTCACCACCGTGGAAAAGGCCCGCGACATGGGCTTCAGCAACCCCGTCACGGTCAAGGCCCTGCAAGTGGCCGTCAGCAATGGCGAGGAGATGTGCTTCAACTCGTGGGACGGGTCGTATTTCCCCACCACCGACAAGGCCGCCGACCGGGCCTACCAGGAAGCCGGCATCAGTGATCCCAAGGAAGAAATCTCGATGATGGAGCTGCACGACTGCTTCTCCATCACCGAGATGGTCACCTACGAGGACTTGAAGATCAGCCAGCGCGGCCAGGCCTGGAAAGACACCCTCGATGGCATGTACAACGCCGACGGCAAGGTGCCGGCCCAGATCGACGGCGGCCTGAAGTGCTTTGGCCATCCCATCGGGGCCTCGGGCCTGCGCATGCTCTACGAGATGTATCTGCAACTCCAGGGCCGCGCCGCCGAGCGCCAGTTGAAAGACCCGCGCTACGGCCTGACCCATAACCTGGGTGGGTTCCCGTTCAACAGCGTTTGCAGCGTGGCCATCGTGGGCCGGCTCAACGGCTGA